From one Azospirillum sp. TSH100 genomic stretch:
- a CDS encoding serine hydrolase, which produces MRHLLAGVALFAVGVADQAQAADPTQLSRVLQSVVDMTASQGTFQGVSVGVGFGNGQTWLGAGGYRDAARTQPLSPNDQFRVGSHSKTFTGTAVLQLVDQGVINLNDTLAKWAPELKIPNSDQISIRNLLSMTSGIPDYLNAQSLHQANATVLQEWSNFSSPNGPYATANYTPSQLVQAVVQTPNQTYGTIGQMSYSNTNFAILGLIAERASCQTAGGCRSIETLVNDGIIKRLGLTNTVFPTNNLFTASYAENAQYVMNTASVYGGSNNTSYNVTFADPKVPWAAGAIISTAPDELVWLRQLATDAQGLLSPATQLQRLYAPIPGSIGGIPGRYGLAIYYMPSVGTGTELIGHSGEIGGYTTSIFYSPTLDVAFAVDFSGGQANAASWYPLYGATNLYGSAITSQGNFNSVAILWALERNLRIAMEAQGSCTGFGTASLIAGGSATCTGDSVRTAPITVDNGALTVAPSNRTIGNYVLTSDSTMTYAEVARPSISFFGSQMAGIDLTGGSTLTLQPGSIIEMTGVSSDAIRMSGSGNAVTVQGSILAYGANTVAIRGGDAADRVTIASTASVQGDVALGGGANELRVDGTITGNVPMAGSATRLEGTGVITGSVGGGGVVAPGPGIGMLTVGSYTGADTTLEVETASGGRSDLLFVAGPAALNGGALRVTAGTATDGVYPVLSAGNLTGTFASVTSTDRTAVGASYSSAGVQVATVNPISIDQGTRTAMLGMTRHLDTLEERASAFAGRSRPVTVAGLPETKGPTMTDTGGGSGSGRDIVNVVPRAPVELSGDRGAALWSKAFYNVGQLASKDGEAGANAHGIGIAVGADVAVTDSVGVGGMVAYHDLDSKGRDGSGAELESHAYYAGLYGVAQVGDYTMDASLLAGFGNNDTKRPTFVGGTLLQATGGYDDARVAARLAVSRAFDAETATLVPRLALSWSHLHSDGYTESGAGAGSLSVDSRSASQLRSEASLAVRRTFDVDGGILFTELRAGVAHETMLGGRDATVRLSGLGTAFGVRGNDADGWVFPVAARLETKAADDVGMFASYGGEFSSRYTDHRFNAGVRIRF; this is translated from the coding sequence GTGCGTCACCTCCTGGCGGGGGTGGCGTTGTTCGCCGTTGGCGTCGCCGATCAGGCGCAGGCCGCCGACCCGACGCAGCTTTCCCGCGTGCTACAGTCCGTGGTCGACATGACCGCCTCGCAGGGGACGTTCCAGGGGGTGAGCGTCGGTGTCGGCTTCGGCAATGGGCAGACGTGGCTCGGGGCGGGCGGGTATCGCGACGCTGCGCGCACGCAGCCGCTGAGCCCGAACGATCAATTCCGCGTCGGCAGCCACAGCAAGACCTTCACCGGAACCGCCGTGCTGCAATTGGTTGACCAGGGGGTGATCAACCTGAACGACACGCTGGCCAAGTGGGCGCCGGAGCTGAAAATCCCCAACAGCGATCAGATCTCCATCCGGAATCTGCTGAGCATGACCAGCGGCATCCCGGATTATCTGAATGCGCAGTCGCTGCACCAGGCGAACGCCACCGTCCTTCAGGAATGGAGCAACTTCTCCAGTCCCAACGGCCCCTATGCCACCGCCAACTACACGCCATCGCAGCTCGTGCAGGCCGTGGTTCAAACGCCGAACCAGACCTATGGCACGATCGGCCAGATGAGCTACTCGAACACCAACTTCGCCATCCTCGGCCTCATCGCCGAGCGGGCGTCATGCCAGACCGCAGGCGGTTGCCGCAGCATCGAGACTCTGGTCAACGACGGCATCATCAAGCGGCTGGGCCTGACCAACACGGTGTTTCCGACGAACAACCTGTTCACGGCTTCCTATGCCGAGAACGCGCAATATGTGATGAACACCGCCAGCGTCTATGGCGGCTCGAACAACACGAGCTACAACGTCACCTTCGCCGACCCGAAGGTGCCATGGGCGGCAGGCGCCATAATTTCCACCGCGCCGGACGAACTGGTGTGGCTGCGCCAGCTGGCTACCGACGCCCAGGGCCTGCTCTCCCCCGCCACCCAGCTCCAGCGTCTGTACGCGCCGATTCCAGGTTCGATCGGCGGCATCCCGGGGCGCTACGGTCTGGCGATCTACTATATGCCTTCGGTCGGCACCGGCACCGAGCTGATCGGCCACAGCGGAGAGATCGGCGGCTACACCACCTCGATCTTCTACAGCCCGACGCTGGACGTGGCCTTCGCCGTCGACTTCTCAGGCGGACAGGCGAATGCCGCCTCCTGGTATCCGCTGTATGGCGCGACCAACCTCTACGGTTCGGCGATCACCAGCCAGGGCAACTTCAATTCCGTGGCGATCCTGTGGGCGCTGGAGCGCAACCTGCGCATCGCCATGGAGGCGCAGGGCTCCTGCACCGGCTTCGGCACCGCCAGCCTGATAGCGGGCGGCAGCGCCACCTGCACCGGCGACAGCGTGCGCACGGCGCCGATCACGGTCGACAACGGCGCGCTCACCGTCGCGCCGTCCAACCGGACGATCGGGAACTATGTGCTCACCAGCGATTCCACCATGACCTACGCCGAGGTGGCGCGCCCCTCCATCTCCTTCTTCGGCAGCCAGATGGCGGGCATCGATCTCACAGGCGGCAGCACGCTGACCTTGCAGCCGGGCTCGATCATCGAAATGACCGGCGTGTCCTCCGACGCCATCCGCATGAGCGGTTCGGGCAACGCTGTGACTGTGCAGGGCAGCATCCTGGCCTACGGCGCCAACACCGTCGCCATCCGGGGCGGCGACGCCGCCGACCGGGTGACCATCGCCAGCACCGCGTCGGTGCAGGGTGACGTGGCCCTGGGCGGCGGGGCCAACGAACTGCGCGTGGACGGCACCATCACCGGCAACGTGCCCATGGCAGGCAGCGCCACCCGGCTGGAAGGCACTGGCGTCATCACCGGCTCGGTCGGTGGTGGCGGCGTCGTGGCCCCGGGGCCGGGGATCGGCATGCTGACGGTCGGCAGCTACACCGGCGCCGACACCACGCTGGAGGTTGAGACAGCGTCTGGCGGACGCAGCGACCTGCTGTTCGTCGCCGGACCCGCGGCCCTGAACGGCGGTGCGCTGCGCGTGACCGCGGGGACGGCGACCGACGGGGTCTACCCGGTGCTTTCGGCGGGCAACCTGACCGGCACCTTCGCCTCGGTGACCTCGACCGACCGCACGGCGGTCGGCGCCAGCTATTCGTCCGCCGGCGTCCAGGTGGCGACGGTCAACCCGATCTCCATCGACCAGGGGACGCGCACCGCCATGCTGGGCATGACGCGCCACCTCGACACGCTGGAGGAGCGCGCTTCCGCCTTCGCCGGGCGCAGCCGGCCGGTGACGGTCGCCGGTCTGCCTGAGACGAAGGGGCCGACCATGACCGACACCGGAGGCGGATCCGGCAGCGGTCGCGACATCGTCAACGTGGTGCCGCGCGCGCCGGTGGAACTGAGCGGCGATCGCGGTGCTGCGCTGTGGAGCAAGGCGTTCTACAATGTCGGCCAGCTCGCGTCGAAGGACGGCGAGGCCGGTGCCAATGCGCACGGCATCGGCATCGCGGTCGGTGCGGACGTGGCGGTGACCGACAGCGTGGGGGTGGGCGGCATGGTCGCCTATCACGACCTCGACTCCAAGGGCCGGGACGGCAGCGGCGCCGAACTGGAGTCCCATGCCTACTATGCCGGCCTGTACGGCGTCGCCCAGGTCGGAGACTACACGATGGACGCCTCGCTGCTGGCCGGCTTCGGCAACAACGACACCAAGCGCCCGACCTTCGTCGGCGGCACCCTGCTTCAGGCGACCGGCGGCTATGACGACGCGCGCGTGGCGGCGCGGCTGGCCGTCAGCCGGGCCTTCGACGCCGAAACCGCCACACTGGTGCCGCGCCTTGCGCTGTCCTGGTCGCACCTGCACAGCGACGGCTATACCGAGTCCGGTGCCGGCGCAGGGTCGCTCAGCGTCGACAGCCGGTCGGCCAGCCAGCTGCGCTCCGAGGCGTCGCTGGCGGTGCGCCGGACTTTCGACGTGGACGGCGGCATCCTGTTCACCGAACTGCGGGCCGGCGTGGCCCACGAAACCATGCTGGGCGGGCGCGACGCCACCGTGCGCCTGTCGGGCTTGGGCACGGCCTTCGGCGTCCGCGGCAACGACGCCGACGGCTGGGTGTTCCCGGTCGCCGCACGGCTGGAGACCAAGGCGGCGGACGATGTCGGCATGTTCGCCTCGTACGGTGGCGAGTTCTCCAGCAGGTACACCGACCATCGCTTCAATGCCGGTGTGCGCATCCGTTTCTGA
- a CDS encoding non-ribosomal peptide synthetase translates to MLTRDNIKDVYPLTPFQEGILYHDIVDQGAIADEPRAYFQQLAFRVRGPLDIDAFEAAWRHLIARHDILRTVFRVAGNERPLQVVLKARDFALDRLDLSGAESADRAAALAAFVEEQRRRPLALDHGPLMRVACARLGVDEHAVVWSFHHILMDGWCIGIVQEELVDAYQSFAAGRMPDKRPALQFGSFVQWVETRRGEGPLAFWTRYLAGYETALDLPCQRPVPLPGARAPRTHELRLEPDLTARLRTLAQEQGVTPNTLLQALWGLVLAKHNNTRDVVFGSVASTRSPDLAGSETMVGPCIGMLPLRVRYEAGESLRDLLRRMRGEALDWLDNVHAPLAEIQARSALRAGLFGHYFVYENYPLDERFHGDTQELAPGVTIGDIDVFLTNNYDFYVRAVPGDRLRVEFEYNARAVDPSAVEALAGRLAHLASLVAAEPDRPLDALSPLTGAERATILDSWSRGPVAARIAATVPELRAAVLATGGDRPAVRSRNGTLSHRALQDRAEALARHLHREHGLTAGSAAAILAEPGEPMLRAMLACLMLGAAFVPVDPATPPKRLRHMLADSYAAVFLTPSPDKVTEAAGSVPLVALSPVGSLLEKTVPETGSGMPLPPVPEDAPAYIIYTSGTTGEPKGVKVGQRSLLNYVGWLRRDLGIGPDDATALVTSAAFDLGYTGVFGALLLGGCLTLLDEEERRDPERVMQVVVDNGVTFLKATPSYLNMLLASPAGHRFAAAEALKLVLLGGEPQNFDDLQALRRLLRPELRIYNHYGPTEATIGCVAGPLDDLIGVAGAPQRIGRPIAGARVLLVDHTLNPVPTGVPGELLAGGESLAQGYTSPTPADAARFTTLPWLGGERVYRTGDFAVWQADGSIVFLGRRDDQVKIRGHRMALSGIEAALRDSAGIKDAAVLIDRSSPHQAELTAFLIARDGSGPPTPAALRADLAQRLPEPMIPSHFVMVGRFPMTANGKIDRTALTEHSRARPPVATPAETGTATEEALRAVWKEILFVESIGLDDDFFALGGHSIKAILLIAKIRTGLKKTITIRDLFDNPTIRRLAVLLDNAAAGMGRGAGQGATARKALVLRTAPAGAPAALFLPAVLGTSTLYKELTQALKSEVTCWGVQCPGFDREEAFALSIDALADRFAAEAGTLKGEGPLRLVGWSFGAHVALETGRRLEAAGRTVRLVLIDAAPGRPADTEPPFTSFSELRAQPYWNRVLSILTENLSPAEVARLERLAGHNAGLLTGYAAQGRVAADITAIEAIDNPQPACMQGFTALTSGRVTVHRVTGDHYSMFHPPHLAQVLRVLDAALAAESMAG, encoded by the coding sequence ATGCTCACGCGCGACAACATCAAGGACGTCTACCCCCTGACCCCATTCCAGGAGGGAATTCTCTACCATGACATTGTCGATCAGGGCGCCATCGCCGACGAGCCGCGCGCCTATTTCCAGCAATTGGCGTTTCGTGTCCGCGGCCCCCTCGACATCGACGCCTTCGAGGCGGCGTGGCGCCACCTGATCGCCCGCCATGACATCCTGCGCACCGTGTTCCGCGTCGCCGGCAATGAACGGCCGTTGCAGGTGGTGCTGAAGGCGCGCGATTTCGCGCTCGACCGGCTCGACCTCAGCGGGGCGGAGAGTGCGGACCGGGCGGCCGCCCTGGCGGCCTTCGTGGAGGAGCAGCGCCGCCGGCCGCTGGCGCTCGACCACGGGCCGCTGATGCGGGTTGCCTGCGCGCGCCTGGGCGTGGACGAGCATGCGGTTGTCTGGAGCTTCCATCACATCCTGATGGATGGCTGGTGCATCGGCATCGTGCAGGAAGAGCTGGTGGACGCCTATCAGTCCTTCGCCGCCGGGCGCATGCCTGACAAGCGGCCGGCCTTGCAGTTCGGCAGCTTCGTGCAGTGGGTGGAAACCCGCCGTGGCGAGGGTCCGCTGGCCTTCTGGACGCGCTATCTGGCGGGGTATGAGACGGCGCTCGACCTGCCGTGCCAGCGGCCGGTGCCGCTGCCCGGCGCGCGCGCGCCGCGGACGCACGAGCTTCGCCTCGAACCCGATCTCACCGCCCGCCTGCGGACGCTGGCCCAGGAGCAGGGGGTGACGCCGAACACGCTGCTGCAGGCCCTGTGGGGGCTGGTTCTGGCCAAGCACAACAACACCCGCGACGTGGTGTTCGGCAGCGTCGCCTCGACCCGCTCGCCCGATCTGGCCGGCAGCGAGACCATGGTTGGCCCCTGCATCGGCATGCTGCCGCTGCGCGTGCGCTACGAGGCGGGGGAAAGTCTGCGCGATCTGCTGCGCCGCATGCGCGGCGAGGCGCTGGACTGGCTGGACAACGTGCACGCACCGCTGGCCGAGATCCAGGCCCGCAGCGCCCTGCGTGCCGGCCTTTTCGGGCATTATTTCGTCTATGAAAACTACCCGCTGGACGAGCGCTTCCACGGTGACACGCAGGAACTGGCGCCCGGCGTGACCATCGGCGACATCGACGTTTTTCTTACCAACAACTACGACTTCTACGTCCGCGCCGTTCCTGGCGACCGTCTGCGCGTGGAATTCGAATACAACGCCCGCGCCGTCGATCCCTCGGCGGTGGAGGCGCTGGCTGGCCGGCTCGCCCATTTGGCATCGTTGGTGGCGGCGGAGCCCGACCGGCCGCTTGACGCGCTGTCGCCGCTGACCGGCGCGGAGCGCGCCACAATCCTCGACTCCTGGAGCCGTGGCCCCGTTGCCGCCCGCATCGCCGCCACGGTGCCGGAGTTGCGGGCCGCCGTGCTCGCGACCGGTGGCGACCGCCCGGCGGTGCGCAGCCGCAACGGCACGCTCAGTCACCGCGCGTTGCAGGACCGCGCCGAAGCGCTGGCCCGCCATCTGCACCGTGAGCACGGCCTCACCGCCGGCAGCGCCGCGGCCATCCTGGCCGAGCCCGGCGAGCCGATGCTGCGCGCCATGCTCGCCTGCCTGATGCTGGGTGCGGCCTTCGTCCCCGTCGATCCGGCCACGCCGCCGAAGCGCCTGCGCCACATGCTGGCCGACAGCTATGCCGCGGTGTTCCTCACGCCGTCGCCCGACAAGGTGACGGAGGCCGCAGGGAGCGTGCCTTTGGTTGCGCTGTCGCCAGTGGGAAGCCTGCTGGAAAAGACCGTGCCGGAAACCGGGAGCGGCATGCCGCTGCCGCCGGTGCCGGAGGACGCGCCCGCCTACATCATCTACACCTCCGGCACGACCGGCGAGCCCAAGGGCGTGAAGGTTGGGCAGCGCTCGCTGCTCAACTATGTCGGCTGGCTGCGCCGCGACCTGGGCATCGGTCCCGATGACGCAACGGCATTGGTCACCTCCGCCGCCTTCGACCTCGGCTATACCGGCGTGTTCGGGGCGCTTCTGCTGGGTGGCTGCCTGACCCTGCTGGACGAGGAGGAGCGGCGCGACCCCGAACGGGTGATGCAGGTAGTGGTCGACAACGGCGTTACCTTCCTGAAGGCGACACCGTCCTACCTGAACATGCTGCTGGCTTCGCCGGCCGGGCATCGCTTCGCCGCGGCCGAGGCCCTGAAGCTGGTCCTGCTGGGCGGTGAGCCGCAGAACTTCGACGATCTGCAGGCGCTCAGGCGGCTGCTGCGGCCGGAGCTGCGCATCTACAACCATTACGGCCCGACCGAGGCGACCATCGGCTGCGTCGCCGGTCCACTCGATGACCTGATCGGCGTCGCGGGCGCGCCGCAACGCATTGGCCGGCCGATCGCCGGAGCGCGCGTGCTGCTGGTCGATCACACGCTGAACCCGGTGCCGACGGGCGTGCCGGGCGAACTGCTGGCGGGCGGGGAATCGCTGGCGCAGGGCTACACCAGCCCCACTCCGGCCGACGCCGCGCGCTTCACCACTCTGCCCTGGCTGGGTGGCGAGCGCGTCTATCGCACCGGCGACTTCGCGGTGTGGCAGGCGGATGGCAGCATCGTCTTCCTCGGCCGGCGTGACGATCAGGTGAAGATACGTGGCCACCGTATGGCGCTCAGCGGCATCGAGGCGGCGCTGCGCGACTCCGCCGGCATCAAGGATGCCGCCGTACTGATTGACCGCAGCAGCCCCCACCAGGCCGAGTTGACCGCTTTCCTGATCGCCCGTGACGGCAGCGGACCGCCGACCCCGGCGGCCCTGCGTGCCGACCTCGCCCAGCGGCTGCCGGAACCGATGATCCCCAGCCATTTCGTGATGGTGGGCCGCTTCCCCATGACGGCCAACGGCAAGATCGACCGGACCGCTCTGACCGAGCACAGCCGCGCCCGGCCACCCGTTGCAACACCGGCGGAAACCGGCACCGCGACCGAAGAGGCGCTGCGCGCCGTCTGGAAGGAGATCCTGTTCGTCGAGTCCATTGGGCTGGACGACGATTTCTTCGCGCTGGGCGGCCACAGCATCAAGGCGATCCTGTTGATCGCCAAGATCCGCACCGGGCTGAAGAAGACCATCACCATCCGTGACCTGTTCGACAACCCGACCATCCGCCGCCTCGCAGTTCTGCTCGACAACGCAGCGGCAGGAATGGGGCGGGGAGCAGGGCAGGGCGCTACGGCCCGCAAGGCGCTCGTGCTCCGTACGGCGCCGGCCGGCGCGCCGGCGGCGCTGTTCCTGCCGGCGGTGCTGGGTACCTCGACGCTCTACAAGGAGCTGACTCAGGCGCTGAAGTCCGAGGTGACCTGCTGGGGCGTGCAGTGCCCCGGTTTCGATCGCGAGGAAGCCTTCGCACTTTCCATCGACGCGCTGGCGGATCGCTTCGCCGCCGAAGCGGGAACCTTGAAGGGGGAAGGGCCGCTGCGGCTGGTCGGCTGGTCGTTCGGCGCGCATGTGGCGCTGGAAACCGGGCGTCGGCTGGAAGCGGCGGGGCGCACGGTGCGGCTCGTGCTGATCGACGCGGCGCCCGGCCGCCCGGCCGACACGGAGCCCCCCTTCACCAGCTTCTCCGAGCTGCGCGCCCAGCCTTATTGGAATCGCGTGCTGTCGATTCTCACGGAGAACCTGTCGCCCGCCGAAGTGGCGCGGCTGGAGCGGCTGGCCGGACACAACGCGGGTCTGCTGACGGGATACGCCGCACAGGGCAGGGTCGCCGCCGACATCACCGCCATCGAGGCGATCGACAACCCGCAACCGGCCTGCATGCAAGGGTTCACCGCGCTGACCAGCGGGCGGGTGACGGTGCACCGTGTGACGGGCGACCATTACTCGATGTTCCACCCGCCGCATCTCGCGCAGGTGCTGCGCGTGCTGGACGCCGCCTTGGCTGCGGAATCGATGGCGGGCTGA
- a CDS encoding prohibitin family protein, producing MTDHAAPAASATPYARLARAAPVRWLRSWGAAHRRDLLLGTLVFLFVAVYLAPNMLVNVPTGYAGVIWRRFGGGTDVKTTLKEGISVIWPWDKVTFYDMRLQVKTEEYEAIASDGLHIKLTATFRFNPNPDTLGYLHKTVGPKYVEVLLVPSIGSVVRREVSKYLAREIYGVHRVQLQNDIYEGVISTGNKNQISAAQPHPDTGNVFIGPPTPDAAAPADHKAGSAVPGGPFDSDNYIELADVLISGVVLPDRVRAAIERKEEQDQLVQEYTFRLERERFESQRKAIEAQGIRQFQETVQAGISENYLKWRGIEATLRLALSNNAKVVVIGGQNGLPLILNTNDQPTAGKRPPAEPSASEATTGTLDLSLHGNNLPMDEQPPAIHPAPSRSTPAPASSPDKAADKGTDKTAGVVPAESAPLPPVLSPLEGVAGTADLFDTVRRTLDGTLGNKP from the coding sequence ATGACCGACCACGCAGCCCCCGCCGCCTCCGCAACCCCATACGCCCGCCTTGCGCGCGCCGCACCGGTCAGGTGGTTGCGGTCATGGGGCGCGGCACACCGGCGCGACCTTCTGCTGGGCACGCTGGTCTTCCTGTTCGTCGCGGTTTATCTGGCCCCGAACATGCTGGTCAACGTCCCCACCGGCTATGCCGGGGTGATCTGGCGCCGGTTCGGCGGCGGCACCGACGTTAAGACCACGCTGAAGGAAGGCATCTCGGTGATCTGGCCATGGGACAAGGTCACCTTCTACGATATGCGCCTTCAGGTGAAGACTGAGGAGTACGAGGCCATCGCCAGCGACGGCCTGCACATCAAGCTGACCGCCACCTTCCGCTTCAACCCCAATCCCGACACGCTGGGCTACCTGCACAAGACGGTGGGGCCGAAATATGTGGAGGTGCTGCTGGTGCCGAGCATCGGTTCCGTCGTCCGGCGCGAGGTATCGAAGTATCTGGCGCGCGAGATCTACGGCGTGCACCGTGTGCAGCTCCAGAACGACATCTACGAGGGTGTGATCAGCACCGGCAACAAGAACCAGATCTCCGCCGCCCAGCCCCACCCGGACACAGGAAACGTCTTCATCGGCCCGCCGACGCCGGACGCCGCCGCACCCGCGGATCACAAGGCCGGAAGCGCCGTGCCCGGTGGTCCCTTCGACTCCGACAACTACATCGAACTGGCCGACGTGCTGATAAGCGGCGTGGTGCTGCCCGACCGCGTCCGTGCCGCAATCGAGCGCAAGGAGGAGCAGGACCAACTGGTCCAGGAATACACCTTCCGCCTGGAGCGCGAGCGTTTCGAGAGCCAGCGCAAGGCCATCGAGGCGCAAGGCATCCGCCAGTTCCAGGAGACGGTGCAGGCCGGCATTTCGGAAAACTACCTGAAATGGCGCGGCATCGAGGCGACGCTGCGTCTCGCCCTGTCGAACAACGCCAAGGTGGTGGTGATCGGCGGCCAGAACGGGTTGCCACTGATCCTCAACACCAACGACCAGCCGACCGCCGGCAAACGTCCGCCTGCCGAACCCTCCGCGTCGGAGGCGACCACCGGCACCCTCGACCTGTCCTTGCACGGCAACAATCTGCCGATGGACGAGCAGCCCCCCGCCATCCACCCCGCTCCCTCCCGGTCCACCCCGGCGCCGGCGAGCAGCCCGGATAAGGCAGCAGATAAGGGAACGGACAAGACGGCAGGTGTGGTGCCGGCCGAAAGTGCGCCGCTGCCACCGGTGCTCTCGCCATTGGAAGGCGTGGCGGGCACCGCCGACCTGTTCGACACGGTCCGCCGGACGCTGGACGGCACCCTCGGCAACAAACCGTGA
- a CDS encoding TauD/TfdA family dioxygenase: MAHGFAVANPIPGSSIGLIAPPGDGTELIDWTGERVDAIRDLLSERGALLFRGFASTPVDGLERFLRLFSGQLLTYMNQSTPRTQVNGNVYTTTEYPANHTIPQHCEMAYHRDWPMLLAFQCVVPPETGGETPLADMDRVTARIGADRMAKFRDRGVMYVRNYGHGVDLPWQKVFQTDSPAEVEEYCRANGMEFEWKEDGLLRTAHACQGTARHPRTGREVWFNQANLFHVSSLPPNLQEAMIAMFGEDDLPRNAYHNDGSAIDPADLDAVRAAFDAETVAFPWLAGDVLLIDNMRYSHGRNPFTGSRRVVVAMCDAHSAVAR; the protein is encoded by the coding sequence ATGGCGCATGGTTTTGCGGTTGCGAATCCGATCCCGGGCTCCTCCATCGGCCTGATCGCGCCGCCAGGGGACGGGACCGAGCTGATCGACTGGACCGGCGAACGCGTCGACGCAATTCGCGATCTGCTGAGCGAGCGCGGAGCGCTGCTGTTCCGTGGCTTTGCCTCCACGCCGGTGGACGGGCTTGAGCGCTTCCTGCGTCTGTTCTCCGGTCAGCTGCTTACCTACATGAACCAGTCGACGCCGCGAACGCAGGTGAACGGCAACGTCTATACCACCACCGAATATCCGGCCAACCACACGATCCCGCAGCATTGCGAGATGGCCTACCACCGCGACTGGCCGATGTTGCTGGCCTTCCAGTGCGTCGTGCCGCCGGAGACCGGCGGCGAGACGCCGCTGGCCGACATGGATCGCGTGACCGCCCGCATCGGCGCCGACCGCATGGCGAAGTTCCGCGATCGTGGCGTCATGTATGTGCGCAATTACGGCCATGGCGTCGATCTGCCCTGGCAAAAGGTGTTCCAGACAGACTCCCCCGCCGAGGTGGAGGAGTACTGCCGTGCCAACGGCATGGAGTTCGAGTGGAAGGAGGACGGCCTTCTGCGCACCGCGCACGCCTGCCAGGGCACGGCCCGCCATCCGCGCACGGGGCGCGAGGTGTGGTTCAATCAGGCGAACCTCTTCCACGTCTCCAGCCTGCCGCCCAATCTGCAGGAGGCGATGATCGCCATGTTCGGCGAGGATGACCTGCCGCGCAACGCCTACCACAACGATGGCAGCGCCATCGACCCCGCCGATCTCGACGCCGTGCGTGCCGCTTTCGATGCGGAGACGGTGGCTTTCCCCTGGCTGGCTGGCGACGTGCTGCTGATCGACAACATGCGCTACTCCCACGGCCGCAATCCCTTCACCGGCAGCCGCCGGGTGGTTGTCGCCATGTGCGACGCCCACAGCGCTGTCGCCCGGTGA
- a CDS encoding YcjF family protein, which translates to MTNDQHDTTPHTEPQELQADVGIDRQANDIVAKHAKWAAGLGLIPVPGVDLAAITAAQYKMLHELADLFEVPFPKERMRAAISALLGGGVPFLLSTGALGSLAKSIPVIGSLAGMAVMPSLAAATTLALGRVFTTHFATGGTLLDFNIESLRKHFETELAKAKHDAHSIVEKATEDKAAKKDLKPTPAVN; encoded by the coding sequence ATGACCAACGATCAACACGACACCACGCCCCACACCGAACCGCAAGAGTTGCAGGCCGATGTCGGCATCGACCGCCAGGCCAACGACATCGTCGCCAAGCACGCCAAATGGGCCGCCGGACTCGGCCTGATCCCGGTTCCCGGCGTCGATCTGGCGGCGATCACCGCCGCTCAGTACAAGATGCTCCATGAACTGGCCGACCTCTTCGAGGTGCCGTTCCCGAAGGAGCGCATGCGCGCCGCGATCAGCGCCCTGCTGGGCGGCGGCGTTCCGTTCCTGCTGAGCACCGGCGCCCTGGGCTCGCTGGCCAAGTCGATCCCGGTGATCGGGTCGCTGGCCGGCATGGCGGTGATGCCGTCGCTGGCCGCCGCCACCACGCTGGCCCTGGGCCGGGTGTTCACCACCCATTTCGCGACCGGCGGCACCCTGCTGGACTTCAACATCGAGTCGTTGCGCAAGCACTTCGAGACGGAACTCGCGAAGGCCAAGCACGACGCGCACTCCATCGTCGAGAAGGCCACCGAGGACAAGGCGGCGAAGAAGGATCTCAAGCCCACGCCCGCCGTGAACTGA